Part of the Oncorhynchus kisutch isolate 150728-3 linkage group LG2, Okis_V2, whole genome shotgun sequence genome, TTTTGTATTATAGATGGACCAGAGATGCCTGTTATAACAGGACCAGCATTAGGAGAAACAGGACACAACCTGACCTTCAACTGCTCTGCCTCTTCTCAACCTCCCAGCcagttcagctggttcttcaaTGGCTCCCAGGTGGTGACTGGCTCAGTGTATGAGACTGGCCCACTGACCTTAGCCAGTCATGGGGAGTACACCTGTATGGCCTTCAACAACGTCACTGGCAGAAACAGCACTGTCTCCAAGATGCTCATTGTCATTGGTAAGACTGAGGAGTCCTCCAAACGTAacttgtacatgtagatataggCCATTCAACATACAGTGATTGTGATTTTAGTCAATATTATTGTGACACTGATGTTTTCTTCACAGAACCTGTAACCATGGCCATGGTGAAAGTCATGGGTGCCCAACCAATAGCAGACAACATGTTTACTCTGACGTGTGAGACCACTGGAACCATTTACTCCATTCACTGGATGAAGAACAGCTGGCCTCTGTATGCTGATAACAGAACAGACTTCTCTATGAACAACAATACACTGACATTCAACTCTGTCCAGGATTCTGACATCGGAGACTATCAATGTTCTGCTTCCAACCCCCTCAGCAACATGACCAGCTCAAACTACAGACTGATCGTCAACTGTGAGTACACtcatagaaaaaagggttccaaaagggttctgcggctgtccccatacgataacccttttgggttccatgtagaaccctctgtggaaagggttctacatggaacccaaaacggttctacctagaaccaaacgggtttcttcaaagggttcttttatgggaacagccaaagaaccctttatggttttagatagcacctttttgtcTAAGAGTGTAGTTCACAAATGCTATAAAGTTCAACTTTAACCCCAAGGCTTAATGTGGAATCTTTGAGAACTTATTTTTAATTATTGTAGTAAAGTCAATGTAAATGTTTCAATCCCACCTCTAACACTATTAACATATTTTGATGACCTTTGAACTTCTTGCCAATAACCTCTATTGAGTGACAGTCAGATGTTGGGACTAGCTGCTTGTCTTTTGTATTATAGATGGACCAGAGATGCCTGTTATAACAGGACCAGCATTAGGAGAAACAGGACACAACCTGACCTTCAACTGCTCTGCCTCTTCTCAACCTCCCAGCcagttcagctggttcttcaaTGGCTCCCAGGTGGTGACTGGCTCAGTGTATGAGACTGGCCCACTGACCTTAGCCAGTCATGGGGAGTACACCTGTATGGCCTTCAACAACGTCACTGGCAGAAACAGCACTGTCTCCAAGATGCTCATTGTCATTGGTAAGACTGAGGAGTCATCCAAACGTAacttgtacatgtagatatagacCATTCAACATACAGGGATTGTGATTTTAGTCAATATTATCGTGACACTGATGTTTTCTTCACAGAACCTGTAACCATGGCCATGGTGAAAGTCATGGGTGCCCAACCAATAGCAGACAACATGTTTACTCTGACGTGTGAGACCACTGGAACCATTTACTCCATTCACTGGATGAAGAACAGCTGGCCTCTGTATGCTGATAACAGAACAGACTTCTCTATAAACAACAATACACTTACCTTCAACTCTGTCCAGCATTCTGACAACGGAGACTATCAGTGTTCTGCCTACAACCCCCTCAGCAACATGACCAGCACAGAATACAGACTGATCGTCAACTGTGAGTAGTTATTATTGCCCAAAACCAAACGTATCGGCAAAAGTTATTCTAAATTTGACCTATAATGAAGGCAGGATGGAATTTATAATAATGGAATAGGGGTAGGTTTTGATCCCACTTCTGGCACCAATGTAATAAAGCCAAGGGGATAGTTGGGTATTGCAGGGGTCAAACCACGGTAAATGCACTAATGGCAGTTCCAATAGCTAATGTCATTCAATATCTTCATTGTCTTGTGTTTCCCAGATGGTCCAGAGAGACCTGTTATCATGAGTTCGGACATAGCGATGACAGGACACATCGTGACcttcaactgctctgcctcctctcagcctcccagccagttcagctggttcttcaaTGGCTCCTCGGTGGAGACTGGCTCAGTGTATGAGACTGACCCACTGACCTTAGCCAGTCATGGGGAGTACACCTGTGTGGCCTTCAACAACATCACTGACAGAAACAGCACTGCCTCCAAGATGCTCACCATCATTGGTGAGTCAGTAACTGCTTATTAAAATCAAGGGACTAAAACTTGCTTTACTTTGTTTGTGTTCATTTGGTTTTAGACACAGCCCAAGTGCTGTTGAACCTACAGAATAATGAGATGGAAGTTGAGATATAAAGTGCTGAAAAAACATTTGATCTGCTTTCCACAGCACCTGTGACCATGACCATGGTGAAAGTCATTGGAGCCCAGCCAATACTGAACGAGAGATTCTCTCTGACCTGTGAGACCGCTGGAACGGTTTACTCCATTCAGTGGATGAGGAACGGCTGGCCTCTGTATGCTGACAACAGAACAGACTTCTCTATGAACAACAATACACTGACCTTCAACTCTGTCCAGGATTCTGACATCGGAGACTATCAATGTTCTGCTTCCAACCCCCTCAGCAACATGACCAGCTCAAACTACAGACTGATCGTCAACTGTGAGTACACtcatagaaaaaagggttccaaaagggttctgcggctgtccccatacgataacccttttgggttccatgtagaaccctctgtggaaagggttctacatggaacccaaaatggttctacctagaaccaaaaggggttcttcaaagggttcttctatgggaACAGCCAAAGAACCCATTTATGGTTTTAGATTGCACATTTTTGTCTAAGAGTGTAGTTCACAAACGCTATAAAGTTCAACTTTAACCCCAAGGCTTAATGTGGAATCTTTGAGAACTTCCTTTTTAAATATTGTAGTAAAGTCAATGTAAATGTTTCAATCCCACCTCTAACACTATTAACATATTTTGATGACCTTTGAACTTCTTGCCAATAACCTCTATTGAGTGACAGTCAGATGTTGGGACTAGCTGCTTGCCTTTTGTATTATAGATGGACCAGAGATGCCTGTTATAACAGGACCAGCATTAGGAGAAACAGGACACAACCTGACtttcaactgctctgcctcctctcAGCCTCCCAGCCAGTTCATCTGGTTCTTCAATGGCTCCCAGGTGGTGACTGGCTCAGTGTATGAGACTGGCCCACTGACCTTAGCCAGTCATGGGGAGTACACCTGTATGGCCTTCAACAACGTCACTGGCAGAAACAGCACTGTCTCCAAGATGCTCATTGTCATTGGTAAGACTGATGAGTCATCCAAACGTAacttgtacatgtagatataggCCATTCAACATACAGTGATTGTAATTTTAGTCAATATTATTGTGACACTGATGTTTTCTTCACAGAACCTGTAACCATGGCCATGGTGAAAGTCATGGGTGCCCAACCAATAGCAGACAACATGTTTACTCTGACGTGTGAGACCACTGGAACCATTTACTCCATTCACTGGATGAAGAACGGCTGGCCTCTGTATGCTGATAACAGAACAGACTTCTCTATGAACAACAATACACTGACATTCAACTCTGTCCAGGATTCTGACAACGGAGACTATCAATGTTCTGCTTCCAACCCCCTCAGCAACATGACCAGCTCAAACTACAGACTGATCGTCAACTGTGAGTACACtcatagaaaaaagggttcctaaagggttctgcggctgtccccatacgataaccctttttggttccaggtagaacctggaaccctttgaagaaccccttttggttcgaGATAGAACCgttttggattccatgtagaaccctctgtggaaagggttctacatggaatccaaaacGGTTCTATCtcgaaccaaaaggggttcttcaaagggttcttctatgggaacagccaaagaaccctttcatggttttagatagcacctttatttctaagagtgtagttcaCAAATGCTATAAAGTTAAACTTTAACCCCACAGCTTAATGTGGAATCTTTGAGAACTTCCTTTTAATATTGTAGTAAAGTCAACGTTTCAATCCCACCTCTAATACTATTAACATATTTTGATAACCTTTGAATTTCTTGACAATAACCTCTACTgagttattttaccaggtagattgactgagaacacatcctcatttacagcaatgacctgaggaatagttacaggggagaggagggggatgaatgagccaattgtaaactggggattattaggtgaccgtgatggtttgagggccagattgggaatttagccaggacaccggggttaacacccctacttttACGTAAGTGCCATgcgatctttaatgacctcagagagtcaggacacctgtttaacgtaccatctgaaagatggcaccctacacaggcCAGTGTCcgcaatcactgccctggggcattaggatatatttttttagaccagaggaaagaatgcctcctactggccctccaacaccacttccagcagcatctggtctcccatccagggactgaccagtaccaaccctgcttagcgtcagaagcaagccagcagtggtatgcagggtggtatgctgttgGAATGTTGGGTCTAGCTGATTGTCATTTGTATTATAGATGGACCAGAGGTGCCTGTTATAACAGGACCAGCATTAGGAGAAACAGGACACAACCTGACcttcaactgctctgcctcctctcagcctcccagccagttcagctggttcttcaaTGGCTCCCTGGTGGTGACTGGCTCAATATATGAGACTGGCCCACTGACCTTAGCCAGTCATGGGGAGTACACCTGTATGGCCTTCAACAACGTCACTGGCAGAAACAGAACTGTCTCCAAGATTCTCACTGTTGTTGGTAAGACGTAAGATACATCTAAACTGTTTAACTTGTAGATATAGGCCATTCAACTTACAGTGATTGAAGTCAACATTCTTGTGATACTCTGACGTTTTCTTCACAGAACCAGTCACCATGACCATGGTGAAAGCCATGGGATCCCAGCCAATACTGAACCAGACATTCTCTCTGACCTGTGAGACCACTGGAACCATTTACTCCATTCAGTGGATGAGGAACAGCTGGCCTCTGTATGCTGACAACAGAACAGACTTCTCTATTGACAATAATACACTGACCTTCAACTCTGTCCAGCATTCTGACAACGGAGACTATCAGTGTTCTGCCTACAACCCCCTCAGCAACATGACCAGCACAGAATACAGACTGATCGTCAACTGTGAGTGGTTATGATGGCACAAAATCCAAAATTGATATCTGCCAATTTAATTCTAATTTTGACCTATAATGAGGGCAAGATGGAATTCATAGTAATGGAATTCGGGTAGGTTTTAATCTCGCTTCTGGCACCAATGTAATAAAGCCAAGGGGATGGTTGGGTGTTGCATGGGTCAAACCAAGGTAAATGTCCTAATGGCAGTTCTAGTAGCTAATATCATTCAATATCTTCATTGTCTTGTGTTTCCCAGATGGTCCAGAGAGACCTGTTATCATGAGTCCGGATATAGCAATGACAGGATACATCGTGACCTTCAACTGCACTGCCTCCTCTCAGCCTCCCAGCCAGTTTAGCTGGTTCTTCAATGGCTCCCAGGTGGCGGCTGGCTCAGTGTATAAGACTGGCCCACTGACCTTAGCCAGTCATGGGGAGTACACCTGTGTGGCCTTCAACAACGTCACTGGCAGAAACAGAACTGTCTCCAAGATTCTCACTGTTGTTGGTAAGACGTAAGATACATCTAAACTGTTTAACTTGTAGATATAGGCCATTCGACTTACAGTGATTGAAGTCAACATTCTTGTGATACTCTGACGTTTTCTTCACAGAACCAGTCATCATGACCATGGTGAAAGCCATGGGATCCCAGCCAATACTGAACCAGACATTCTCTCTGACCTGTGAGACCACTGGAACCATTTACTCCATTCAGTGGATGAGGAACAGCTGGCCTCTGTATGCTGACAACAGAACAGACTTCTCTATTGACAATAATACACTGACCTTCAACTCTGTCCAGCATTCTGACAACGGAGACTATCAGTGTTCTGCCTACAACCCCCTCAGCAACATGACCAGCACAGAATACAGACTGATCGTCAACTGTGAGTGGTTATGATGGCACAAAATCCAAAATTGATATCTGCCAATTTAATTCAAATTTTGACCTATAATGAGGGCAAGATGGAATTCATAGTAATGGaatttgggtaggttttaatctCGCTTCTGGCACCAATGTAATAAAGCCAAGGGGATGGTTGGGTGTTGCATGGGTCAAACCAAGGTAAATGTCCTAATGGCAGTTCTAGTAGCTAATATCATTCAATATCTTCATTGTCTTGTGTTTCCCAGATGGTCCAGAGAGACCTGTTATCATGAGTCCGGATATAGCAATGACAGGATACATCGTGACCTTCAACTGCACTGCCTCCTCTCAGCCTCCCAGCCAGTTTAGCTGGTTCTTCAATGGCTCCCAGGTGGCGGCTGGCTCAGTGTATAAGACTGGCCCACTGACCTTAGCCAGTCATGGGGAGTACACCTGTGTGGCCTTCAACAACGTCACTGGCAGAAACAGAACTGTCTCCAAGATTCTCACTGTTGTTGGTAAGACGTAAGATACATCTAAACTGTTTAACTTGTAGATATAGGCCATTCGACTTACAGTGATTGAAGTCAACATTCTTGTGATACTCTGACGTTTTCTTCACAGAACCAGTCATCATGACCATGGTGAAAGCCATGGGATCCCAGCCAATACTGAACCAGACATTCTCTCTGACCTGTGAGACCACTGGAACCATTTACTCCATTCAGTGGATGAGGAACAGCTGGCCTCTGTATGCTGACAACAGAACAGACTTCTCTATTGACAATAATACACTGACCTTCAACTCTGTCCAGCATTCTGACAACGGAGACTATCAGTGTTCTGCCTACAACCCCCTCAGCAACATGACCAGCACAGAATACAGACTGATCGTCAACTGTGAGTGGTTATGATGGCACAAAATCCAAAATTGATATCTGCCAATTTAATTCAAATTTTGACCTATAATGAGGGCAAGATGGAATTCATAGTAATGGAATTTGGGTAGGTTTTTATCTCGCTTCTGGCACCAATGTAATAAAGCCAAGGGGATGGTTGGGTGTTGCATGGGTCAAACCAAGGTAAATGTCCTAATGGCAGTTCTAGTAGCTAATATCATTCAATATCTTCATTGTCTTGTGTTTCCCAGATGGTCCAGAGAGACCTGTTATCATGAGTCCGGATATAGCAATGACAGGATACATCGTGACCTTCAACTGCACTGCCTCCTCTCAGCCTCCCAGCCAGTTTAGCTGGTTCTTCAATGGCTCCCAGGTGGCGGCTGGCTCAGTGTATAAGACTGGCCCACTGACCTTAGCCAGTCATGGGGAGTACACCTGTGTGGCCTTCAACAACCTCACTGTCAGAAACAGCACTGTCTCCAAGATGCTCACCATCATTGGTAAGTCAGACCTCAGATTCTTTGCTCTGTTGTGTTAATTTACAATCTAGTAAGAATTACAATAGACATACTTATCATACAAAAGAGCCCAAACATTTAAAATCTTTACTCAGTGAAGAGTACAGCTAAATACATCTATGCAATACAGTGCAGTGTCCACTTAAACCTTGAGCTGTCACCCCCTCCTTCCACAAAGATGTACTTTTCCATCAGCCTGGATTTATCTGTGCTCCTCAGTCAGGAGAGGGCTTGGGAGTACACATTCCTACAGTCCACTGCAGTCCACTAAATCATTCAACTCTCCTCATACACAGAGTTTGAACCTAACACTACTTTCAATCTCTAAAGATGTAAAAACAATCTATGCATACCAACAGGAAATAATGATATAAAACAGGAAATATATAAAACAGTAACATAAAACAGTAATTTACAATCAATCAGATCGTACAACCATTTGTTTTATATATCCAAATATTGCGTTGCTGGAACTAACCATTTTATCAAATGACAAATCTTGATACTGTACATAAAGCAATacacttcctctctcctcacagagGCTATAACATCGGTGACGGTGAAACGAAACAAATTACCAATAGCATCTgacaacctaaccctgacctgtgACGTCACCGGGCACTATGACACCATCTACTGGATGAAGGACAACCTGTCTCTGGTCCTGAACAACACCTTGAACTCTGACATCACCATCTCTAACAACTCTCTGCACTTCAGTCCAGTCAAGGTGTCTAACGATGGAAACTATCAGTGCGTCGCCACCAACCTCTTTGGTCCAAACACCAGCCCTAAATACCAGCTACTGGTGAACTGTAAGTACTAGCGTTTTAGTAATATTTTAAAAGATACACCTTTATATTATGTAGAAGCAGTCAGAAACCCACCACTGGTATGATGGTTAATGCTATCCGGGATACTTGGGATGTCCCTAGCttaaaacctaaccttaatccctATCCCTACCTTAACCTttacctagccctaaccttaacccttaccttagccattttacatttcaacttcaatgggtGACGTAAATTTGGATGTCCCAAGTATCCAATTTAGACTTTTCCCAATTATGACCCCCCCTTTCTAAACCTCTTCTGTAGATGGCCCTAAGAGTGTGAATATCTCTGGCCCAGTCTCAGTGGTGATTGGTTCAGTAACCACAGTT contains:
- the LOC109900688 gene encoding hemicentin-1 isoform X4, producing the protein MDHPLVLVLILVLLNFNTDVSGQVVVPSMNPLAVGSNVTLNLVPESPINIGTWSYETTTIVLFYPGGSIVSTSYQGRVSFNRSSAELSISSLQLNDSGLYTVQGMEPVLTAVVTLSVQEPISNVTLRANATDLVELNDTAIFTCSVSSGTSLSYRWMNGSSEVAASDRVRLGVGNSTLSIVSVTRYDEGPFRCEVINGISNGTSQPIGLNVRYGPSNLTMMVVPEMTIGHTAYKTGSDITLSCSAQSKPAVSYKWRFNGVFLNEQSPQLSLQNTRENQTGSYTCLAHNNVTLRYATMTTMIKIVEPISAVSLNRDGKPPILDQSFTLRCEVTGPVDYIHWLINGQVISLNNRTFCSTDNKTMVINPIQFSDSGEYICEAFNAVSNKTSMTYTLVVNYGPEMPVITGPALGETGHNLTFNCSASSQPPSQFSWFFNGSQVVTGSVYETGPLTLASHGGYTCMAFNNITGRNSTVSKMLIVIEPVTMAMVKVMGAQPIADNMFTLTCETTGTIYSIHWMKNSWPLYADNRTDFSMNNNTLTFNSVQDSDIGDYQCSASNPLSNMTSSNYRLIVNYGPERPVIMSSDIAMTGHIVTFNCSASSQPPSQFSWFFNGSSVETGSVYETDPLTLASHGEYTCVAFNNITDRNSTASKMLTIIAPVTMTMVKVIGAQPILNERFSLTCETAGTVYSIQWMRNGWPLYADNRTDFSMNNNTLTFNSVQDSDIGDYQCSASNPLSNMTSSNYRLIVNYGPEMPVITGPALGETGHNLTFNCSASSQPPSQFIWFFNGSQVVTGSVYETGPLTLASHGEYTCMAFNNVTGRNSTVSKMLIVIEPVTMAMVKVMGAQPIADNMFTLTCETTGTIYSIHWMKNGWPLYADNRTDFSMNNNTLTFNSVQDSDNGDYQCSASNPLSNMTSSNYRLIVNYGPEVPVITGPALGETGHNLTFNCSASSQPPSQFSWFFNGSLVVTGSIYETGPLTLASHGEYTCMAFNNVTGRNRTVSKILTVVEPVTMTMVKAMGSQPILNQTFSLTCETTGTIYSIQWMRNSWPLYADNRTDFSIDNNTLTFNSVQHSDNGDYQCSAYNPLSNMTSTEYRLIVNYGPERPVIMSPDIAMTGYIVTFNCTASSQPPSQFSWFFNGSQVAAGSVYKTGPLTLASHGEYTCVAFNNVTGRNRTVSKILTVVEPVIMTMVKAMGSQPILNQTFSLTCETTGTIYSIQWMRNSWPLYADNRTDFSIDNNTLTFNSVQHSDNGDYQCSAYNPLSNMTSTEYRLIVNYGPERPVIMSPDIAMTGYIVTFNCTASSQPPSQFSWFFNGSQVAAGSVYKTGPLTLASHGEYTCVAFNNVTGRNRTVSKILTVVEPVIMTMVKAMGSQPILNQTFSLTCETTGTIYSIQWMRNSWPLYADNRTDFSIDNNTLTFNSVQHSDNGDYQCSAYNPLSNMTSTEYRLIVNYGPERPVIMSPDIAMTGYIVTFNCTASSQPPSQFSWFFNGSQVAAGSVYKTGPLTLASHGEYTCVAFNNLTVRNSTVSKMLTIIEAITSVTVKRNKLPIASDNLTLTCDVTGHYDTIYWMKDNLSLVLNNTLNSDITISNNSLHFSPVKVSNDGNYQCVATNLFGPNTSPKYQLLVNYGPKSVNISGPVSVVIGSVTTVTLKCSADSRPISEYGWKFNNQSVLGTGPMIAVIASLENAGDYTCVAKNPVTNISMSNTISVDVTGHSNAPPFQARVGLMLTALLALSLCL